CGCGTCGCGCTCGCGCGTCTCGGTCTCGGCCGGGGTGTAGGTCACCATCTTGCCGACGCCGTTGAAGACATCGCGCGCCTTGTCCGTGACCCGGCCGTTCAGCTCGCCGCTGGAATCCTTGTCGAAGGTCCCGCCGAACCGGGTGGTCGCCTTGGTGACGCCGGCCATCTCCAGGGCCTTGGTGTTGTAGTAGGACGTGTGACCGCCGCGGTGGGTGACGATCACCGGATGGGTCGTCGAGACCTTGTCCAGATCGTGCCGATTGAGCTCGCGGCCGTCCTTCACCTTCACGTCGTCGTAGAAATAACCCTGGACCCAATAGTCCGGCGGCGTCTGGGCGGCGCGGGTCCGCAGCTTGCCGATAATCACGTCGATGGTGGTGAACTCCACCTCGAAGGGGTTCTGGATCACCACGTCATAGAGGATGCGCCCGCCGCGCGGGTGGTTGTGGGTGTCGATGAAGCCCGGGACGATGGTCATCCCCTTGGCGTCGTAAATCTGCGTCTTCTTGCCGGCCAGGCCGCGGATCTCGTCGCTGGCGCCCACGGCGTAGAACCGGCCCTGCTTGACCGCAAAGGCCTGGGCCCGCGGCTGGCTCTCGTCGACCGTGAAGACCTTGGCGTTCACGACGATCAGGTCGATGTCGTCCGGACCGGCGGCGAAAGCCGAGCCGGCGAAGGCGGCGCCCGCGGCGCCAAGACCCGCGGCCTTGATGAAGCCCCGGCGGTGTTGTCCCTGCATCATCGTGGCGCGCCTTGCTAGAGATTTGAGACCGGCATGGTCGGCCAAGCAGCGGGCGCGGCAAGTCTATTATTTTGCGTCCGCCCCGCCGTTGAATTCAAACGCAAAGCCGCGCGCATGATCAAGATAATGATCGTTTGTCGCGCCGGCGCATCACCACCCCGGCCACGGCGGTTGACGGCCCCCCCGCCGGATCGTGCAGATAGGCGCCAGAAGGACCCTCCTTAATGCGCATGATCGACCACTTCATGGACGGCCGCTCCCTCCATCTCGACGGGCGGCTGGGTGATGTCTTCGACCCCAACCTGGGACGCGTCCAGGCTCAGGTCGGGCTGGGCGACGCAGCCCTGGTCGATCGCATGGCAGCCAACGCCAAGGCCGCCCAGCCCGCGTGGGCCGCCCTCAATCCCCAGCGCCGCGCGCGGGTGATGTTCGAGTTCAAGCGACTGATCGAGGCGAACATGCAGTCCTTGGCCGAACTTCTGGCCAGCGAGCACGGCAAGGTGGTCGCCGACGCCAAGGGCGACATCCAGCGCGGCCTGGAGGTCGTCGAGTTCGTCTGCGGGATCCCCCACCTGCTGAAGGGCGGCTACACCCAGGGCGCGGGGACCGACATCGACGTTTACGACATCCACCAGCCGCTGGGCGTCACGGCTGGGATCACGCCCTTCAACTTCCCGGCGATGATCCCGCTCTGGATGGCGGCGCCGGCCATCGCGACGGGCAACGCCTTCATCCTCAAGCCCTCAGAGCGCGACCCCTCCGTGTCGGTCCGTCTGGCGGAGTTGGCCATGGAGGCCGGCCTGCCGGCGGGAATTTTCAACGTCCTGCACGGCGACAAGACCGTGGTCGACGCCCTGGTCGAGCACCCCGACGTCAAGGCGATCAGCTTCGTGGGCTCGTCTGATATCGCGCAAGCCGTCTACGCCCGCGGCGCGTCCGCCGGTAAGCGCATGCAATGCATGGGCGGCGCCAAGAACCATGGGATCGTCATGCCCGACGCCGACCTCGACCGCGTCGTCGCCGACGTCATGGGCGCAGCCTTCGGCTCGGCCGGCGAACGCTGCATGGCCATGCCGGTGATCGCCCCCGTCGGCGAGCGCACCGCCGAGCGCCTGCGTCAGAAGCTGATCCCGGCGATCGCCTCCTTGCGTGTCGGCGTCTCCACCGACCCCGACGCCGACTACGGCCCCGTGGTCAGCGCCCAGCACAAGGCGCGCATCGAAGGCTACATCCAGATGGGCGTCGACGAGGGCGCCGAGTTGGTCATCGACGGCCGCGGCTTCAGCCTGCAGGGCCATGAGGAAGGCTACTTCCTGGCGCCCACCCTATTCGACCATGTCACGCCCGCCATGAAGACCTATCAGGACGAGATCTTCGGCCCAGTCCTGCAGATGGTCCGGGCCGACAGTCTCGACGCGGCGATCAAGCTGGCGTCAGACCATCCCTATGGCAACGGCGTGGCCATCTTCACCCGCGACGGGGCTGCGGCCCGCGCCTTCGTCGATCAGGTCGAGGTTGGCATGGTCGGCATCAATGTGCCGATCCCGGTGCCGGTCGCCTACCATAGCTTCGGCGGCTGGAAGCGCTCGGCCTTCGGCGACCTCAACCAGTACGGCATGGACTCGATCCGCTTCTTCACGCGGACCAAGACCGTGACCCAGCGCTGGTCTGAGACGGCCGCCGGTCGTAACTTCTCGATCCCGACACTGTAGCTCGACAATCGGGCGGCGCGGGCGCCTGATGGCGCCATGCGCACCGCCCTCTTCGCCGCCGCTTTCGTCGTCCTTTCGGCGCCCGCCCTCGCCCAGCCCGCGCCAGGGCCGGTGGAGGCCAAGGTCCGGGCCGACCTGGACCGGATCGCCGCCCTCGACCGGGCAGGGCCGAGGCTGAACAGCGTGCTGTCGATCGACCCGAACGCTGCGCTGGCCGCCCGCGCCATCGACCGGCGCCGCAGCTTTGCGCCCGAACCCCTGCGCGGCTTCACCCTGCTGCTCAAGGACAGCATCGAGACCGCGGAACTGCCGACCACCGCCGGTTCGCTGGCGCTGAAGGACAACCGCACCGGCCGCACGGCGCCGGCCGTGCGCGGGCTGATCAACGCCGGCGCAGTGGTCCTGGGGAAGGCGAACCTTT
This is a stretch of genomic DNA from Phenylobacterium immobile (ATCC 35973). It encodes these proteins:
- a CDS encoding CoA-acylating methylmalonate-semialdehyde dehydrogenase codes for the protein MRMIDHFMDGRSLHLDGRLGDVFDPNLGRVQAQVGLGDAALVDRMAANAKAAQPAWAALNPQRRARVMFEFKRLIEANMQSLAELLASEHGKVVADAKGDIQRGLEVVEFVCGIPHLLKGGYTQGAGTDIDVYDIHQPLGVTAGITPFNFPAMIPLWMAAPAIATGNAFILKPSERDPSVSVRLAELAMEAGLPAGIFNVLHGDKTVVDALVEHPDVKAISFVGSSDIAQAVYARGASAGKRMQCMGGAKNHGIVMPDADLDRVVADVMGAAFGSAGERCMAMPVIAPVGERTAERLRQKLIPAIASLRVGVSTDPDADYGPVVSAQHKARIEGYIQMGVDEGAELVIDGRGFSLQGHEEGYFLAPTLFDHVTPAMKTYQDEIFGPVLQMVRADSLDAAIKLASDHPYGNGVAIFTRDGAAARAFVDQVEVGMVGINVPIPVPVAYHSFGGWKRSAFGDLNQYGMDSIRFFTRTKTVTQRWSETAAGRNFSIPTL